In Vibrio sp. 10N, the following proteins share a genomic window:
- a CDS encoding P-II family nitrogen regulator, giving the protein MRFKLILAFVEDSKTEQVLDAAREAGATGATVINNARGEGLNKKQTFFGLTLEVQKDVVLFVVEEHLSRHILETISQVGEFDQTSGQGIAVQIDIEDAVGVAHQVETLTKVVEDEL; this is encoded by the coding sequence ATGCGCTTTAAACTGATCCTTGCTTTTGTAGAAGACAGCAAGACGGAGCAGGTATTGGACGCTGCACGTGAAGCGGGCGCGACCGGTGCAACGGTGATTAATAATGCCAGAGGCGAGGGCCTCAACAAGAAACAAACTTTTTTCGGGTTGACGTTGGAAGTGCAAAAAGATGTGGTGCTGTTTGTTGTTGAAGAGCATTTGTCTCGGCATATATTGGAGACGATTAGCCAAGTAGGAGAGTTTGACCAAACCTCGGGGCAAGGAATTGCGGTACAAATCGATATAGAAGACGCGGTGGGTGTCGCTCATCAAGTCGAGACACTGACCAAAGTTGTGGAGGACGAACTATGA
- a CDS encoding CBS domain-containing protein codes for MSQQKKVSVRDVMANTYVMVDGLKTVHDGIVLAKEHRVKALVVEKRSDDDEFGIVLMNDIAKKVLARNRSPQRTNIYEIMTKPALCVDPNMNVKYCARLFERFGISRAPVIEEGRVIGMVSYNNIVVNGMLGID; via the coding sequence ATGAGTCAACAAAAAAAGGTAAGTGTACGTGATGTCATGGCCAACACGTATGTGATGGTCGATGGTCTAAAAACGGTGCATGATGGAATTGTGCTGGCCAAAGAACATAGAGTGAAAGCGCTGGTGGTTGAAAAGCGCAGCGACGATGATGAGTTTGGTATTGTGCTAATGAATGACATTGCCAAAAAAGTGTTGGCCCGCAACCGCTCACCGCAGCGCACGAATATCTATGAAATCATGACGAAGCCTGCCTTATGTGTCGATCCGAATATGAATGTGAAATATTGTGCGAGACTGTTTGAGCGATTTGGGATCAGTAGAGCACCGGTGATTGAAGAGGGGCGCGTGATTGGTATGGTTAGTTACAATAACATTGTGGTCAACGGCATGCTTGGGATCGATTAG
- the yfcE gene encoding phosphodiesterase codes for MKLFFASDLHGSQEATEKVLEHYGRSGAEHLVILGDVLNHGPRNPVPSSYNPPKVAELLNAHKHEIIAVRGNCDSEVDQMLLEFPMMSDYAWVMLPTSQRLFLTHGHLYNSDKRPPLKQGDVIAHGHTHIPVAEWRGEQIIFNPGSITFPRNEFAASFGLLEDNRLSVQTFDGEVLASIEL; via the coding sequence ATGAAACTGTTCTTTGCATCGGACTTACACGGTAGCCAAGAAGCCACCGAGAAAGTGTTAGAACATTACGGCCGCTCAGGGGCTGAACACTTGGTGATTTTGGGTGATGTCCTCAATCATGGCCCAAGAAACCCTGTGCCGAGCAGTTATAATCCACCAAAGGTTGCAGAGCTTCTCAATGCGCATAAGCACGAGATCATTGCGGTTCGTGGTAACTGTGACAGTGAAGTGGATCAGATGCTGCTTGAGTTTCCGATGATGAGTGACTATGCGTGGGTGATGTTGCCAACCAGTCAGCGTTTGTTCTTAACCCATGGCCATTTGTACAACAGTGACAAGCGTCCGCCGCTCAAGCAAGGCGATGTGATTGCGCACGGTCATACTCATATCCCAGTGGCTGAGTGGCGAGGCGAGCAGATCATTTTTAATCCGGGCTCGATTACATTCCCGCGCAATGAGTTTGCTGCGAGCTTTGGTCTACTGGAAGATAATAGACTCAGTGTTCAAACCTTTGATGGTGAAGTATTGGCGTCTATAGAGCTGTAA
- the crr gene encoding PTS glucose transporter subunit IIA has translation MGLFDKLKKLVSDDSADTGAIEIIAPLSGEIVNIEDVPDVVFAEKIVGDGIAIKPAGDKMVAPVNGTIGKIFETNHAFSIESDDGIELFVHFGIDTVELKGEGFKRIAEEGQTVKAGDTIIEFDLALLEEKAKSTLTPVVISNMDEIKELNKLAGAVTVGETPVLRVTK, from the coding sequence ATGGGTCTGTTTGACAAACTGAAGAAGCTAGTATCTGACGACAGCGCTGACACTGGTGCAATCGAAATTATCGCACCTCTATCTGGTGAAATCGTAAACATCGAAGATGTGCCAGATGTAGTATTCGCTGAGAAAATCGTTGGTGATGGTATTGCAATCAAGCCAGCTGGTGACAAGATGGTAGCTCCTGTAAACGGTACTATCGGTAAGATCTTCGAAACGAACCACGCGTTCTCAATCGAATCTGACGACGGCATCGAGCTATTTGTTCACTTCGGTATCGACACAGTTGAACTGAAAGGTGAAGGCTTCAAGCGTATCGCTGAAGAAGGCCAAACTGTTAAAGCTGGCGACACTATCATTGAATTCGACCTAGCTCTTCTAGAAGAGAAAGCGAAATCAACGCTAACGCCAGTCGTTATCTCTAACATGGACGAAATCAAAGAGCTTAACAAGCTTGCTGGTGCCGTGACTGTTGGCGAAACACCTGTACTACGTGTAACTAAGTAA
- the ptsI gene encoding phosphoenolpyruvate-protein phosphotransferase PtsI yields the protein MISGILASPGIAIGKALLLQEDEIVLNTSTISDDQVEAEVARFFDARNKSAQQLEVVKQKALETFGEEKEAIFEGHIMLLEDEELEEEILALIKKDKLSADNAIHTVIEEQATALESLDDEYLKERATDIRDIGTRFVKNALGINIVSLGDIDEEVILVAYDLTPSETAQINLDYVLGFACDIGGRTSHTSIMARSLELPAIVGTNDITKKVNNGDMLVLDAMNNKIIVNPTQAEIDEAKAVREAFLAEKEELAKLKDLPAETLDGHRVEVCGNIGTVKDCDGINRNGGEGVGLYRTEFLFMDRTALPTEEEQYQAYKEVAEAMHGHAVIIRTMDIGGDKDLPYLDLPEEMNPFLGWRAVRISLDRREILRDQLRGILRASAHGKLRIMFPMIISVEEIRELKAAIEEYKAELRAEGLAFDENIEIGVMVETPAAAAIAHHLAKEVSFFSIGTNDLTQYTLAVDRGNELISHLYNPLSPAVLTVIKQVIDASHKEGKWTGMCGELAGDERATLLLLGMGLDEFSMSGISIPKVKKVIRNANFSEVKAMADEALQMATAAEIEAHVEKFIAEKTNC from the coding sequence ATGATTTCAGGCATCCTAGCATCTCCTGGTATTGCTATCGGTAAAGCACTACTACTTCAAGAAGACGAAATTGTTCTAAACACGTCTACTATTTCAGATGACCAAGTTGAAGCAGAAGTTGCGCGTTTCTTTGACGCTCGCAACAAGTCAGCTCAACAGCTAGAAGTTGTTAAGCAAAAAGCGCTTGAAACTTTTGGTGAAGAAAAAGAGGCTATCTTCGAAGGCCATATCATGCTTCTTGAAGATGAAGAGCTAGAAGAAGAAATCCTAGCACTCATCAAAAAAGACAAACTATCTGCAGACAACGCGATTCACACAGTAATCGAAGAGCAAGCAACTGCACTAGAGTCTCTAGATGACGAATACCTTAAAGAACGTGCAACGGATATCCGTGATATCGGTACTCGTTTCGTTAAGAACGCACTAGGCATCAACATCGTTTCACTAGGTGACATCGATGAAGAAGTTATCCTAGTTGCTTACGACCTAACGCCATCTGAAACAGCGCAAATCAACCTAGACTACGTACTTGGTTTTGCTTGTGACATCGGCGGTCGTACTTCGCACACTTCTATCATGGCACGTTCACTAGAACTTCCTGCGATTGTTGGTACTAACGACATCACTAAGAAAGTGAACAATGGCGACATGTTGGTTCTTGACGCGATGAACAACAAGATCATCGTAAACCCAACACAAGCTGAGATTGACGAAGCTAAAGCGGTACGTGAAGCATTCCTTGCTGAAAAAGAGGAACTAGCAAAGCTTAAAGACCTACCAGCAGAAACTCTAGACGGTCACCGTGTAGAAGTTTGCGGTAACATCGGTACAGTGAAAGACTGTGATGGCATCAACCGTAACGGCGGTGAAGGTGTTGGTCTGTATCGTACAGAATTCCTATTCATGGACCGCACTGCTCTTCCTACTGAAGAAGAACAGTACCAAGCTTACAAAGAAGTTGCGGAAGCAATGCACGGTCACGCGGTAATCATCCGTACTATGGATATCGGTGGTGATAAAGATCTACCTTACCTAGACCTACCTGAAGAAATGAACCCGTTCCTAGGCTGGCGTGCAGTACGTATCAGCTTGGATCGTCGTGAAATCCTTCGTGACCAGCTACGTGGTATCCTACGTGCATCTGCACACGGTAAGCTACGCATCATGTTCCCGATGATCATTTCTGTTGAAGAAATCCGTGAGCTGAAAGCAGCAATCGAAGAGTACAAAGCAGAACTTCGCGCTGAAGGTCTAGCATTCGACGAAAACATCGAAATCGGTGTAATGGTTGAAACGCCTGCTGCTGCAGCAATCGCTCACCACCTTGCGAAAGAAGTTTCATTCTTTAGTATTGGTACAAACGACCTAACTCAGTATACTCTAGCTGTAGACCGTGGTAATGAGCTGATTTCTCACCTATATAACCCACTATCACCTGCTGTACTAACAGTAATCAAGCAAGTGATCGACGCTTCTCACAAAGAAGGCAAGTGGACTGGTATGTGTGGTGAGCTTGCTGGCGACGAGCGTGCGACTCTACTTCTACTAGGTATGGGCCTAGATGAGTTTAGTATGAGCGGTATTTCAATTCCTAAGGTTAAGAAAGTAATCCGCAACGCTAACTTCTCTGAAGTTAAAGCAATGGCTGATGAAGCGCTACAAATGGCGACTGCAGCAGAAATTGAAGCGCACGTCGAAAAATTTATCGCAGAAAAGACAAACTGCTAA
- a CDS encoding HPr family phosphocarrier protein: MYEKQVEITAENGLHTRPAAQFVKEAKAFDADITVTTNGKSASAKSLFKLQTLGLVKGTTITITAEGPQAQQAVDHLVALIPELH, translated from the coding sequence ATGTACGAGAAGCAAGTAGAAATCACAGCAGAAAACGGCCTTCACACTCGTCCGGCTGCTCAGTTCGTTAAAGAAGCTAAAGCATTTGACGCTGACATCACTGTGACTACTAACGGCAAAAGCGCTAGCGCAAAAAGCCTATTCAAACTACAAACTCTTGGTCTAGTTAAAGGCACTACTATCACTATCACTGCTGAAGGCCCACAAGCTCAACAAGCAGTTGACCACCTAGTAGCTCTAATCCCTGAGCTTCACTAA
- the cysK gene encoding cysteine synthase A, which translates to MSKIYEDNSLTIGNTPLVRLNKVSNGNVLAKVEARNPSFSVKCRIGANMIWEAEKDGRLKAGVELVEPTSGNTGIALAFVAAARGYKLTLTMPESMSLERRKLLKALGANLELTEAAKGMKGAIAKAEEIVASNPEKYLLLQQFNNPANPAIHEKTTGPEIWDATDGEVDVFVAGVGTGGTITGTSRYIKGEKGKAIVSVAVEPAESPVITQALAGEEIQPAPHKIQGIGAGFIPENLDLELLDRVEQVTSEEAIEMARRLMEEEGILAGISSGAAVVAANRLAELPEFKGKTIVTVLPSSGERYLSSALFAGIFTDKEIQQ; encoded by the coding sequence ATGAGCAAGATTTACGAAGATAACTCCCTGACGATTGGTAACACCCCTCTAGTTCGCCTAAACAAAGTAAGCAACGGCAACGTTCTTGCTAAAGTAGAAGCGCGTAACCCTAGTTTCAGCGTTAAGTGCCGTATCGGTGCTAACATGATCTGGGAAGCAGAAAAAGACGGTCGTCTTAAAGCGGGCGTAGAACTTGTTGAGCCAACCAGTGGTAACACAGGTATCGCACTTGCTTTCGTTGCAGCAGCTCGTGGCTACAAACTAACGCTAACGATGCCTGAATCTATGAGTCTTGAGCGTCGTAAACTTCTAAAAGCACTGGGCGCAAACCTCGAGCTAACAGAAGCAGCAAAAGGCATGAAAGGCGCGATTGCTAAAGCCGAAGAAATTGTTGCTTCCAACCCAGAGAAGTACCTACTGCTTCAACAATTCAACAACCCTGCTAACCCAGCAATCCACGAGAAGACCACGGGTCCAGAAATCTGGGATGCGACGGATGGTGAAGTAGACGTATTCGTAGCGGGTGTTGGTACTGGTGGTACTATCACAGGTACTAGCCGTTACATCAAAGGTGAGAAAGGTAAAGCTATCGTTTCTGTGGCGGTAGAGCCAGCAGAGTCACCAGTGATCACTCAAGCGCTAGCAGGTGAAGAGATCCAACCGGCACCGCACAAAATCCAAGGTATCGGTGCAGGTTTTATCCCTGAGAACTTGGATTTAGAGCTTCTGGATCGCGTTGAGCAGGTAACCTCAGAGGAAGCCATCGAAATGGCGCGCCGCCTAATGGAAGAAGAAGGTATCCTTGCTGGTATCTCGTCTGGCGCAGCGGTTGTAGCGGCCAACAGACTGGCAGAACTACCTGAATTTAAAGGAAAAACAATCGTAACTGTACTACCTAGTTCAGGTGAGCGTTACCTAAGCTCAGCATTGTTCGCAGGTATATTTACCGACAAAGAGATTCAGCAGTAA
- the lnt gene encoding apolipoprotein N-acyltransferase, with amino-acid sequence MKKSLRLLRPIGAAFVGASTTLAFAPYQLWPLAIVSPFLLMLLIRGRSSKRALWTGYAWGLGQFATGISWVHVSIDTFGGMPKIASLFLMALLVGYLSIYSALFAWSLNRFFPSENKTRYFIAAPALWLIFDWARGWVMTGFPWLWLGYSQIDSPLSSFAPIGGVELITLLLIVMSGSLAYLTSRKQWQLILIPMVVLATGFGLRNYDWVTPASQRTKTVALIQGNVDQAQKWLPTHRWPTIMKYTDLSRENWDADIIIWPEAAIPAMEFELPSFLSNLDAAAKMNDSAIITGVINKTDSGEYYNSILVVGQTPYGDYEMDLDERYHKHHLLPFGEFVPFGDILRPIAPFFNLPMSSFSRGAYVQPNIVANGMHLAPALCYEIIFGEQVRQNVTDDTDYLLTLSNDAWFGRSIGPLQHMEIARMRALELGLPLIRSTNNGVTAVTDHKGDIIAQVPQFETAVLRTDVTPTDGTTWYREVGSWPLYIWVALCLGFGVLRRKP; translated from the coding sequence ATGAAGAAAAGTCTTCGACTACTGCGGCCCATTGGGGCCGCTTTTGTTGGCGCAAGCACAACTCTTGCCTTTGCGCCGTATCAGCTTTGGCCTCTTGCCATTGTCAGCCCATTCCTTCTTATGCTACTTATCCGTGGCCGAAGCAGCAAAAGAGCACTTTGGACGGGTTACGCGTGGGGACTTGGTCAATTTGCTACCGGCATCAGTTGGGTTCATGTCAGCATTGATACTTTCGGCGGAATGCCAAAGATCGCCAGCTTATTCTTAATGGCGCTGCTTGTAGGCTATCTGTCTATCTATTCTGCGCTCTTTGCATGGTCGCTTAACCGCTTCTTCCCATCGGAAAATAAAACCCGTTACTTTATCGCCGCCCCCGCGCTGTGGTTGATTTTTGACTGGGCCCGCGGCTGGGTCATGACTGGCTTCCCGTGGCTGTGGCTCGGTTACAGCCAAATTGATTCACCACTCTCAAGTTTTGCGCCTATCGGTGGCGTCGAGCTCATCACTTTATTGCTCATCGTGATGTCGGGCAGTTTGGCCTATCTCACCAGCCGAAAACAATGGCAGTTGATACTCATCCCCATGGTGGTACTGGCGACGGGCTTTGGTCTTCGCAACTATGATTGGGTTACCCCGGCCAGCCAACGAACCAAAACGGTCGCTCTGATACAAGGTAATGTTGACCAAGCACAAAAGTGGCTACCCACACATCGCTGGCCAACCATAATGAAATACACCGACCTTAGCCGTGAAAACTGGGATGCAGATATCATCATCTGGCCAGAAGCTGCGATTCCGGCCATGGAATTCGAGCTCCCTTCGTTTCTGAGTAATTTAGATGCCGCGGCTAAGATGAATGATTCTGCCATCATAACCGGTGTCATCAACAAAACCGATTCAGGTGAGTACTACAATAGTATTCTGGTCGTGGGTCAGACACCGTATGGCGACTACGAAATGGATCTGGACGAGCGTTACCACAAACACCACTTACTGCCGTTTGGGGAGTTTGTACCGTTTGGAGACATTCTAAGACCTATTGCGCCGTTCTTTAATTTGCCGATGTCGTCATTCAGTCGTGGCGCTTATGTACAACCAAACATTGTTGCCAATGGTATGCATCTCGCACCAGCTCTATGTTACGAGATCATCTTTGGTGAGCAAGTTAGACAAAACGTTACCGACGACACCGACTATCTGTTGACTCTATCCAATGATGCTTGGTTTGGCCGCTCAATCGGTCCTTTGCAACATATGGAAATTGCCCGTATGCGAGCATTGGAGCTCGGTTTGCCATTGATCCGCTCAACCAACAATGGCGTGACAGCGGTCACCGATCATAAAGGTGACATCATTGCCCAAGTTCCTCAGTTTGAAACCGCGGTTCTGCGCACAGACGTTACCCCAACGGATGGTACAACCTGGTACCGCGAAGTTGGCAGCTGGCCACTTTATATTTGGGTAGCACTGTGTCTTGGTTTTGGCGTTTTACGTCGTAAACCTTAA
- the corC gene encoding CNNM family magnesium/cobalt transport protein CorC (CorC(YbeX) belongs to the Cyclin M Mg2+ Exporter (CNNM) family, and was characterized as belonging to a set of three proteins, at least one of which must be present for CorA to function.) produces the protein MNEESSPSQPEGNSKKSEGPSRKSFFERLGQIFQGEPKDRQELVDVIRDSEENDLIDHDTRDMLEGVMEISEMRVRDIMLPRSQMVTIERSDNLDKLIALMTDAQHSRYPVISEDKDHVEGILLAKDLLRYLGSDSAPFDIEEVIRPAVVVPESKRVDRLLKEFREERYHMAIVVDEFGGVSGLVTIEDILEEIVGEIEDEFDDDDELDIRKLSKHTFAVKALTTIEEFNDTFGSTFSDEEVDTVGGLVMTAFGHLPTRGEVVEIENYNFKVTAADNRRVVQVQVTIPDQETASSVEE, from the coding sequence ATGAACGAAGAGTCTTCTCCCTCTCAACCAGAGGGAAACAGTAAAAAATCTGAAGGTCCGAGTAGGAAGTCCTTCTTTGAGCGCCTAGGTCAAATTTTTCAAGGCGAACCAAAAGATCGCCAAGAGCTTGTGGATGTTATCCGCGACTCAGAAGAAAACGACCTAATTGACCACGACACCCGCGACATGCTTGAAGGTGTTATGGAAATTTCTGAAATGCGAGTACGCGACATTATGTTGCCACGTTCGCAAATGGTCACTATCGAACGTTCCGATAACCTCGATAAACTGATCGCACTAATGACCGATGCACAGCACTCACGCTACCCAGTCATCAGTGAAGATAAAGACCATGTAGAAGGCATCCTCTTAGCTAAGGACCTCCTCCGTTACTTGGGCTCTGACAGCGCCCCATTTGATATTGAAGAAGTGATCCGCCCTGCTGTAGTGGTTCCTGAAAGTAAGCGTGTAGACCGCCTGCTGAAAGAGTTCCGTGAAGAGCGCTATCACATGGCCATTGTTGTTGACGAATTCGGCGGAGTATCGGGTCTGGTGACCATCGAAGATATTCTTGAAGAAATCGTTGGTGAAATCGAAGACGAGTTCGATGACGACGACGAGCTAGATATCAGAAAACTGAGTAAGCACACGTTCGCTGTGAAAGCGCTCACCACGATTGAAGAGTTTAACGATACGTTCGGCTCTACCTTTAGTGATGAAGAAGTGGATACCGTTGGTGGCTTAGTCATGACTGCATTTGGTCACTTACCGACTCGCGGTGAAGTGGTTGAAATAGAAAATTACAACTTTAAGGTGACAGCGGCGGATAATCGTCGTGTGGTTCAAGTCCAAGTGACTATTCCGGACCAAGAAACCGCTTCAAGCGTTGAAGAGTAA
- the ybeY gene encoding rRNA maturation RNase YbeY, with protein sequence MSIELDLQLAVESEQGLPSADEFQRWLDKTIIPFQKEAELTIRIVDEQESHQLNQEYRGKDKPTNVLSFPFEAPPGVEMNLLGDMIICRQVVEKEAIEQSKPLNAHWAHMVVHGSLHLLGYDHIEDDEAEEMEALETEIMLEMGFEDPYLAEKE encoded by the coding sequence ATGAGTATTGAACTGGATTTACAACTTGCTGTCGAATCAGAACAAGGCCTGCCAAGCGCTGATGAGTTTCAGCGCTGGTTAGACAAGACGATCATTCCGTTTCAAAAAGAAGCGGAGCTCACCATCCGAATCGTTGACGAGCAAGAGAGCCATCAGCTCAACCAAGAGTATCGTGGTAAAGACAAGCCGACTAACGTGCTTTCATTCCCGTTCGAAGCGCCCCCGGGCGTAGAGATGAACCTCCTTGGCGACATGATCATCTGCCGCCAAGTGGTCGAAAAAGAGGCGATTGAGCAGTCAAAGCCCTTGAACGCACACTGGGCACATATGGTTGTACATGGCAGTCTTCATCTGCTAGGTTATGATCATATCGAAGATGACGAAGCCGAAGAAATGGAAGCTTTGGAAACCGAAATTATGCTTGAAATGGGCTTTGAAGACCCATATCTTGCAGAAAAGGAGTAG
- a CDS encoding PhoH family protein — protein sequence MSNQIVTLEINLEPSDNRRLSSLCGPFDDNIKHLERRLGVEINHRSNYFTIVGKPHTSAAALDIIKTLYVDTAPVRGQIPDIEPEQIHLAVKESGVLEQNTESEIAHGKEVFVKTKKGIIKPRTPNQAQYLVNMVTHDISFGIGPAGTGKTYLAVAAAVDALERQEIRRILLTRPAVEAGEKLGFLPGDLSQKVDPYLRPLYDALFEMLGFERVEKLIERNVIEVAPLAYMRGRTLNDAFIILDESQNTTVEQMKMFLTRIGFNSRAVITGDVTQIDLPRGAKSGLRHAIEVLNEVDEISFNFFQSDDVVRHPVVARIVNAYEKWEAEDTKARKEIERKRREEREAAQALLDKAAATSTPAESK from the coding sequence TTGAGTAATCAAATCGTAACTCTAGAAATCAATCTAGAACCTTCAGACAACCGCCGTCTGTCCAGCTTGTGCGGTCCTTTCGATGACAATATCAAACACTTAGAGCGCCGTTTAGGTGTCGAAATTAACCACCGAAGTAACTACTTCACCATCGTAGGTAAGCCGCACACCAGTGCTGCTGCACTCGACATCATCAAAACGCTATACGTCGACACTGCACCTGTTCGTGGTCAGATCCCGGATATTGAACCAGAACAAATTCATCTAGCAGTAAAAGAGTCTGGCGTACTTGAGCAAAACACCGAATCGGAAATTGCTCACGGTAAAGAGGTCTTTGTTAAGACCAAAAAAGGCATCATCAAGCCACGTACGCCAAACCAAGCACAATACTTGGTGAACATGGTCACTCATGACATCAGCTTTGGTATTGGCCCAGCAGGTACCGGTAAAACATACCTTGCCGTGGCTGCCGCCGTTGATGCATTAGAGCGCCAAGAGATCCGCCGCATTCTATTGACTCGACCTGCGGTTGAAGCCGGTGAGAAACTGGGGTTCCTACCTGGTGATCTTAGCCAAAAAGTTGACCCATATTTGCGCCCACTTTATGACGCACTGTTTGAGATGCTTGGCTTTGAGCGTGTTGAAAAACTGATTGAACGTAATGTGATTGAAGTCGCGCCACTTGCTTACATGCGCGGTCGTACTCTGAATGATGCGTTTATTATTCTCGATGAAAGCCAGAATACAACGGTGGAACAGATGAAGATGTTCTTAACCCGTATCGGCTTTAACTCTCGCGCAGTTATCACCGGTGACGTGACTCAGATTGACTTGCCTCGAGGCGCTAAGTCGGGCCTGCGTCATGCCATTGAAGTACTTAACGAAGTTGATGAAATCAGCTTTAACTTCTTCCAGTCTGACGATGTAGTCCGTCACCCAGTGGTTGCTCGCATCGTCAACGCTTACGAAAAGTGGGAAGCAGAAGATACAAAAGCGCGCAAAGAGATTGAGCGTAAGCGTCGTGAAGAGCGCGAAGCAGCGCAAGCCCTGCTCGACAAGGCAGCAGCGACAAGCACACCTGCGGAAAGTAAATAA
- the miaB gene encoding tRNA (N6-isopentenyl adenosine(37)-C2)-methylthiotransferase MiaB, which produces MSKKLLIKTWGCQMNEYDSSKMADLLNAANGYELTEVPEEADVLLLNTCSIREKAQEKVFHQLGRWKTLKDKKEGVVIGVGGCVATQEGDHIRERAPYVDVIFGPQTLHRLPEMIKQSQNDEVPVMDISFPEIEKFDRLPEPRAEGATAFVSIMEGCSKYCTYCVVPYTRGEEVSRPMDDVLFEIAQLAEQGVREVNLLGQNVNAYRGPMHDGDICSFAELLRLVASIDGIDRIRFTTSHPLEFTDDIIAVYEDTPELVSFLHLPVQSGSDRILTMMKRPHTAIEYKSIIRKLRKARPDIQISSDFIVGFPGETDKDFQDTMKLIKDVDFDMSFSFIFSPRPGTPAADYPCDLPEQTKKDRLYELQQTVNTQAMRYSRLMLDTEQRVLVEGPSKKNLMELRARTENNRVVNFEGGAELIGQFVDVKITDVFANSLRGELVRTEKDMDLRSVISPTQMMAKTKREDELGVATFTP; this is translated from the coding sequence ATGAGTAAGAAACTGCTAATTAAAACCTGGGGCTGCCAGATGAACGAATACGATTCATCAAAAATGGCCGATCTGCTTAATGCTGCAAATGGCTACGAGCTAACTGAAGTGCCAGAGGAAGCAGACGTACTACTGTTGAACACTTGTTCGATCCGTGAAAAAGCGCAAGAGAAAGTTTTCCACCAACTCGGTCGTTGGAAAACACTAAAAGATAAAAAAGAAGGCGTAGTGATCGGTGTCGGCGGCTGTGTGGCGACTCAAGAAGGCGACCACATCCGTGAACGAGCGCCATACGTAGACGTGATCTTTGGCCCGCAAACTCTGCACCGCCTACCTGAAATGATCAAACAGTCGCAAAACGACGAAGTGCCTGTTATGGATATCTCGTTCCCAGAGATCGAGAAATTCGACCGCCTACCAGAGCCTCGTGCTGAAGGTGCAACGGCGTTCGTATCTATTATGGAAGGCTGCTCAAAATACTGTACTTACTGCGTTGTACCATACACGCGTGGTGAAGAAGTTAGCCGTCCAATGGATGACGTTCTATTTGAAATCGCTCAACTAGCGGAACAAGGCGTACGTGAAGTCAACCTTCTGGGTCAAAACGTAAACGCGTACCGCGGTCCAATGCACGATGGTGACATTTGTTCATTTGCAGAACTGCTGCGCCTAGTGGCGTCAATCGATGGTATCGACCGTATTCGATTCACCACTAGCCACCCGCTAGAGTTTACTGACGACATCATCGCGGTATACGAAGACACGCCTGAACTAGTAAGCTTCCTGCACCTGCCTGTACAGAGCGGTTCAGATCGCATTCTAACAATGATGAAGCGTCCACATACTGCTATCGAATACAAATCTATTATTCGTAAACTGCGTAAAGCGCGTCCTGATATTCAGATCAGTTCTGACTTCATTGTTGGTTTCCCTGGTGAGACAGACAAAGACTTCCAAGACACCATGAAGCTAATCAAAGATGTGGATTTCGATATGAGCTTTAGCTTTATCTTCTCACCACGTCCAGGTACGCCTGCGGCTGATTACCCATGTGATCTACCAGAGCAAACCAAGAAAGACCGTTTGTATGAGCTACAGCAAACAGTTAACACGCAAGCGATGCGCTACTCACGTCTCATGCTAGACACTGAGCAACGCGTCCTTGTTGAAGGCCCATCGAAGAAGAACCTGATGGAGCTGCGTGCACGTACCGAAAATAACCGTGTAGTAAACTTCGAAGGTGGCGCTGAGCTAATCGGCCAATTTGTTGATGTGAAAATTACTGATGTGTTTGCGAACTCTCTACGCGGTGAGCTCGTAAGAACAGAAAAAGACATGGATCTTCGCTCAGTAATCTCACCAACGCAGATGATGGCAAAAACCAAGCGCGAAGATGAGCTAGGTGTGGCTACCTTTACGCCTTAA